One window of the Chelonoidis abingdonii isolate Lonesome George chromosome 3, CheloAbing_2.0, whole genome shotgun sequence genome contains the following:
- the LOC142046496 gene encoding uncharacterized protein LOC142046496 gives MQSPDNRRRAPAWTTQEVLDLIAIWGEDSVLTALRSKRRNEKVFERISKSMADKGHSRDSLQCRVKLKELRQGYQKAREANGRSGSEPKTCRFYAELHAILGFSATSAPPLSVDSDFGIEISSVSEDVAEGEDGDEFEDEDDRGDSTQQSVNPNSQDLFETQESQSLRSQARSPDSEAMEATSAAHFSEVPMPSRGRAVIRRRKKKTRDEMFTEII, from the exons atgcagtctcctgataatcgaagaagagcgccagcttggaccacacaggaggttctggatctgatcgctatctggggtgaggactcagtgctcacagcactgcgttccaaaagacgaaatgaaaaagtttttgaaagaatttcaaagtctatggctgataaaggtcacagcagagactcccttcagtgccgagtgaaactgaaggaacttagacagggttaccagaaagccagagaagcaaacggaaggtcaggctctgagccgaaaacatgccgcttctatgctgaactacatgcaattttggggttcagcgctaccagtgccccacccctgtccgtggattcagactttgggattgaaatatcaagtgtttctgaggatgtagccgagggggaagatggagacgaatttgaggatgaagatgaccgtggtgatagcacacagcagtccgtaaaccccaacagccaggatctttttgagacccaagaatcacagtccctgcgctcccaagcgagaagcccagacagtgaagccatggaagcgacctccg ctgcacatttctcagaagtccctatgccatcacgagggcgtgctgtgatacggcggaggaagaagaagacgcgagatgaaatgttcacagaaattatttga